One Gloeothece verrucosa PCC 7822 DNA window includes the following coding sequences:
- a CDS encoding helicase-related protein, giving the protein MENSLGINLGFVFEISFNIGILTYFQHSQLKHSYGNVYITPLSQLSLAKIQKVIAQDYIDKSHKKIIGDWVKLFIQKGWTSGYNFIREYIDSATPNKSKIEIVYFQCNFHSHENSFGLIDRDEIECYKEILETHGFENVDISRYKERGEFLKADTLLVIRYSGKYGILVVDLSTFANSAIRSITDLNNIQSLHDSLRTELNYVRSKSNFCGLGIDTGNSGDKNNKLNEIYSKELSQYFSAFKTKDKEAAKVIQASSYAWSFYQFLLSYKKILPTDPIKFNCFGYSDRMVNGITIIKDKDDHQDSLSILKTCHLIYKQQTFQEIDDSRYRVLQAIKSNAAMNFQNGRKFVKEIVEAKRDTINYIQNTEIFEAGKDFFNTAGLIPESIKQSLQLTKTELRDAHAELIYRAILDKQRPLLFLTGNPGIGKTTAVVEQIIKQLNEGSLLIYISPRVQVNRDIIEKFRKNNSTELVSDDLICINTNRRILDYANGSYAVEYYSNKKKGDNSLGKVKFLDAEILKDKVLELPNQSVRYADNLIELEKPNQKGVIASLCEAIHTCIINPELPNNIIATASIQALKETSSGNTLKHLKRIFDSAYNSKGKPPGIIPQKMKEIASRMKNIFIMIDEITGSQEGVAFLHGILDFLEEYNLFKPEYGFNVKVITADASLTIQDVVKHHLSNKQVQGDKIFVRQVSDSRHQCLSIEEFKFLGIPATFINANSYPASKLTVNYHIFIQSISSEIIDENNFILNQKILQKIEDDILNLLNVNDGQIIVYIQNKDSLKELITKISQQRQSFKLYKEYLEIHASLSDGEEANIQKHQNEVKVVFMTASGSRGLSFPNAKYILVEIPGFQIEQNLMEIIQVIYRGRGGELDKSEKHLSFYLSETAIYYPKKLDEDEKPLTADEQEKFANLSLQEACLNVLNIFIILKASIQTRIMGSGKIGQKPYVIIPIGGKAVSQAGETFLGALANFLREIAKEIQKHPEDYLLKTIKEKLSVLLAVQKIEISPNKEKNLTVENEEQNQQVSYFSIGFKLLQQIETSLDKLLKLPPIEKTYVRGSLLIVPLSDKFVKETNYIDLDKIIDPAKNQEFIKKIDRLIYSDNKYSKQITSAAYSLKNLAKTLFNELERSQKLTQTSLSSERYYALPIQTFIAFQAFEDYFEDERKVYNFPFRELLAKYVYTLGLAYNILPTDSNYQNLPYVVFNSGAMAQLVKSLFNENQIFQSKEMNILNLILSQED; this is encoded by the coding sequence ATGGAAAATAGTTTAGGTATTAACTTAGGATTTGTCTTTGAAATTAGTTTTAATATTGGCATCCTGACTTATTTTCAGCACTCCCAATTAAAACATTCTTATGGAAATGTTTATATAACGCCTTTGAGTCAATTATCTCTAGCTAAAATTCAAAAAGTTATCGCTCAAGATTATATAGATAAGTCTCATAAAAAAATTATCGGAGATTGGGTAAAGCTATTTATTCAAAAAGGATGGACTTCAGGATACAACTTTATTAGAGAATATATCGATTCAGCTACCCCTAATAAAAGTAAAATAGAAATTGTTTATTTTCAATGTAATTTTCACAGCCACGAAAATTCTTTTGGACTAATAGATAGGGATGAAATAGAGTGCTACAAGGAAATTTTGGAAACTCATGGGTTTGAAAATGTAGATATTAGCCGCTATAAAGAGCGTGGTGAATTTCTCAAAGCGGATACTCTTTTAGTGATTCGATATTCAGGTAAATATGGAATATTGGTAGTGGATTTATCCACTTTTGCCAATTCAGCAATTAGATCTATAACTGACTTAAACAACATTCAAAGCTTGCATGACTCATTGCGTACTGAGCTAAATTATGTGCGCTCTAAATCTAATTTTTGTGGACTGGGTATTGATACCGGCAATAGTGGGGATAAAAATAATAAACTGAACGAAATTTACTCTAAAGAATTATCGCAATACTTTTCGGCTTTCAAGACTAAAGATAAAGAAGCCGCTAAAGTTATTCAAGCTTCTAGTTATGCCTGGAGCTTTTATCAATTCTTATTGTCATATAAAAAAATCTTGCCAACTGATCCTATTAAATTTAACTGCTTTGGTTATAGCGATCGGATGGTTAATGGTATTACTATAATTAAAGACAAAGATGATCATCAAGACAGTCTTAGTATCTTAAAAACTTGTCACCTAATTTACAAACAGCAAACTTTCCAAGAAATTGATGACAGCCGCTATCGAGTTCTTCAAGCGATTAAAAGTAATGCGGCTATGAACTTTCAAAATGGCCGAAAATTTGTTAAGGAAATAGTTGAAGCTAAAAGGGATACGATAAATTATATTCAAAATACTGAAATATTTGAGGCTGGAAAAGACTTTTTTAATACTGCTGGCTTGATTCCTGAATCTATAAAGCAATCATTGCAACTCACAAAAACCGAATTGCGAGATGCTCATGCAGAATTAATATATCGAGCTATTCTTGATAAGCAACGACCATTATTATTTCTAACTGGCAATCCAGGGATTGGAAAGACTACGGCTGTAGTAGAGCAAATTATTAAACAGTTAAATGAAGGTTCTCTTCTAATTTATATTAGTCCCCGAGTTCAAGTTAATAGAGACATTATTGAAAAATTTAGAAAGAACAATAGCACAGAATTAGTTTCTGATGATTTAATTTGTATTAATACAAACAGAAGAATTCTTGACTATGCTAATGGAAGCTATGCGGTAGAATATTATAGCAATAAAAAAAAGGGAGATAATTCCCTAGGAAAGGTTAAATTTTTAGATGCTGAAATTCTAAAAGACAAAGTGCTTGAACTGCCTAATCAATCGGTTAGATATGCCGATAATCTCATAGAATTAGAAAAGCCTAATCAGAAGGGTGTTATTGCTAGTTTATGTGAAGCCATTCACACCTGTATTATTAATCCAGAATTACCTAATAATATTATTGCTACGGCTTCTATTCAAGCTCTCAAAGAAACTAGCTCTGGAAACACTTTAAAGCATTTAAAAAGAATTTTTGATAGTGCTTATAATTCTAAAGGCAAGCCTCCTGGTATTATTCCGCAAAAAATGAAAGAAATTGCCAGCCGTATGAAAAATATTTTCATTATGATTGACGAAATTACAGGTTCGCAGGAAGGAGTTGCTTTTCTACATGGCATTTTAGATTTTTTAGAAGAATATAATTTATTTAAGCCTGAATATGGCTTTAATGTTAAAGTGATTACGGCTGATGCTTCTTTAACTATCCAAGATGTAGTTAAGCATCATCTCTCTAATAAGCAGGTTCAGGGAGACAAAATATTTGTGAGGCAAGTTTCCGACTCAAGACATCAATGTTTGTCAATTGAAGAATTTAAGTTTTTGGGTATCCCTGCAACTTTTATTAATGCTAATTCTTATCCTGCTTCTAAACTGACGGTAAACTATCACATATTTATACAGTCCATAAGCTCAGAAATAATTGATGAAAACAATTTTATTTTAAATCAAAAAATTCTGCAAAAGATAGAAGATGATATTTTAAACTTATTAAATGTAAATGATGGACAAATTATCGTTTATATTCAAAACAAAGATAGTTTAAAGGAATTAATCACTAAAATTTCTCAGCAAAGACAAAGTTTTAAGCTTTATAAAGAATATTTGGAAATACACGCCAGCTTATCAGATGGGGAAGAAGCTAATATTCAGAAACACCAAAATGAAGTCAAAGTAGTCTTTATGACGGCTTCTGGATCTCGCGGTTTATCTTTTCCTAATGCTAAATATATTCTTGTTGAAATTCCAGGTTTTCAAATTGAACAAAATTTGATGGAAATTATACAAGTGATTTACCGAGGCAGAGGAGGCGAATTAGATAAAAGCGAAAAACATTTAAGTTTTTACTTATCAGAAACAGCTATCTATTACCCCAAAAAATTAGATGAGGATGAAAAGCCTTTAACTGCTGATGAACAAGAAAAATTTGCTAATCTCTCATTACAAGAAGCTTGCTTAAATGTATTAAATATTTTTATTATCCTTAAAGCTTCTATTCAGACTCGGATTATGGGATCAGGAAAAATAGGTCAAAAGCCTTATGTGATTATTCCTATCGGAGGTAAAGCGGTAAGTCAAGCGGGAGAAACATTTCTTGGCGCATTGGCTAATTTTTTAAGAGAAATTGCTAAGGAAATTCAAAAACATCCTGAAGATTATTTACTAAAAACTATAAAAGAAAAGTTGTCGGTATTACTGGCTGTTCAAAAAATAGAAATTAGTCCTAATAAGGAAAAAAATCTTACTGTGGAAAATGAAGAACAAAATCAACAAGTCTCCTATTTTTCAATAGGATTTAAACTTTTACAACAAATAGAGACAAGTCTTGATAAGTTGCTTAAACTACCACCTATAGAAAAAACTTATGTTAGAGGCAGTTTACTAATTGTGCCGTTGTCAGACAAATTTGTCAAAGAAACTAATTATATAGATTTAGATAAAATTATTGACCCAGCAAAAAACCAAGAGTTTATCAAAAAAATTGATCGGTTGATTTATAGTGATAATAAATATTCAAAACAAATTACTAGCGCTGCTTACTCTTTAAAAAATTTAGCAAAAACGCTTTTTAATGAATTGGAACGTTCGCAAAAACTCACTCAAACTTCTCTTTCTTCAGAACGTTATTATGCTTTGCCTATACAAACTTTTATCGCATTTCAGGCTTTTGAGGACTATTTTGAAGATGAGAGAAAAGTGTATAATTTTCCCTTCAGAGAGCTATTAGCTAAGTATGTTTATACCTTGGGATTAGCCTATAACATCTTACCGACTGACTCTAATTATCAAAATCTTCCCTATGTAGTTTTTAACAGTGGCGCAATGGCTCAATTGGTAAAAAGCTTATTCAATGAAAATCAAATATTTCAGTCAAAAGAAATGAATATTTTAAATTTAATACTTTCCCAAGAAGATTAA